CATCACAATGTGATGATGCATGTGgtttgattatcattttgacgAGTAAAATCGCTTTCAACGTAGTCCGTTTCTTTTTAGCAGCTTTCCGATATATTTATGGTTGATACACATAAAATGTATAGCTGTATATTGCAATCTATTCGACCATTTCAGATTATAAAGTTgtgtggttatttttttttctttctttcagaatggagAGCAGACAAAAGTTGAGAAACTTTCAGGGATGGTGCGAAGAATGCGATCCACGCTCCTTGAAATGgaggtaataataattattgttaacaTTATAACCATAGTCTTATCCAATTGTCGACATATCAGTATATTCAGGCTATACCATAATGAAGTACAGGCTTATTATTGGAACCATCAACAGTGAGAACAGATAACTtacaaattgaaatgataataataattcgTACGGTTGGAGTTAATTGGTATACCATTCTCAGTCTACGTACCGGGTGCTAGGTAAACATCGAATCTATTATGGTGTTAATGAGTTTCCACATGAATCTGTTATAGGTCAGGCTGCAAACTCTGGCCACTACCTATACAGGAAGTACTTCGCTGAAGAAGGGTTTGCCCAGCTGCTCTCCATCGAATATCAACATTCagttatcttcttttttttttattaaaacaaaattattgcaTTTGCTTTCAGACCCACTCCGAAGGACTTCAGGTGGAATTGGACGAAGCCAAAACACACCTTGCCCAGACCGAGTCGGAACTAGAACTCCTCGCCGTAAGTTCGTTGCTATACCAAAACTTTTGTGCAAGCCTGATTGTACGATAAGTACCCccataaataaatacatttcacaTTAATCTTTAACACGGCTGAAGTTGCTTGTGCAACTGACTTGAAAACAGATGTCAAAGACATCATAACATTAATTAGTCAAAGCAGATAATCATATTTCACGTGTATAGCGCATGTTcgctttttcttcttgttcCCATTGCAGAATGACCTCACTCTATACAGGAGCGAGTTAACTGACAAGGAGGAGCATATTACGTAAGTCATTGGTGTTTTTATGTTCTATTATAGTAGAATCGTAGATTATAATTATTGCCCTGCCCGTATCAGggcaatacccccccccccccccaaaaaaaaaaaaaaaaaaaaatattattaccCTCGGCTAAATTCTGGtgagtgataaggttagagtaaataTTAGGGTTAGGTTTCAGGTTAGAGTTtgtgttagggttaggattaggctCAGGActataggattaggattaggattagggtcaggggaagggtggggtaattgcccagggggtagttgCCTTAGACCCATCGTGCGAAATGCAATAATGATTTAAGTTCaattaaatgaaatcaattgGTCTTCGTCATGTTTACATCCATAGTTGAAATTCCTCAGTTGATACACcttgtttctttgtatttcttgctCTATCtttatgtttgttgttttttaggtACGGTATTGAACATCGATATCTGTTGAAAAGAAACCATCACATCGATTTAAGTTTGTAACTATATGTTTTCTTCCGACTTTCATCAATGTAGATCTTTAGAGGATTCGCTTGCACAAGCAACGGACCTGAGAAATAAACTGGAGACAGAGTTCAACAGGTAAGCCTGGTCTtacaatcaaatgaaatattttgcgtCTCATGTTTTCACTTGACAAAGAATGGTCCATGGAAATAGCCCGAGAAAATTAATCTTGATTGAAATTACAATCACAAAGAGTCTATTGCAAACTGATGAAAATAATCCGTGTCATTGTTGATATTGCCCTAAGGACAAAAACGTGATTTGAAATCGTTTTCTTGTGATTCTTTATGTTAATTAATTCCTTGCGAGTATCAAAATTACAGAGAAAGTCCGTAGCCCTAAAGTTGCAATTTAACCAGGTAAATCAATTCAATTACAGGATTCTCGAGGAATCCGCTGACGACGACTTCAAACACCTGACGGGTAGCCAGCTGGCCATGCTGCGAAAGACAACCCCCTGCATTGATATCGACGTCGACGAGAAGTACGAACCCGTGGTCGATGACCAAAACTTCCTAGTCACACTGGGCAGTGGCAATTTCGGCACGGTGATGGCCTACCGAGAGAGGGAGGAGTTTGGCGACAAGAGCGTTGCCGTCAAGGTGCTTAATGATGGGGACAACGACGATGATGAGGGAGACTTCAAGGAACAAGTGCGACAGGAGGTTCTCCTTGAGGCCCGTCTCCTCAAGGTAGGATGGAATTTACTGGATCGTATAGTTTTCGTTGAGACTAAACTTCACGTTTCTGacactttttggtgagatgatgagaaacatcttatgaaatatgaaagagcatgtaattaaaagaggaattcaactttatttgatgaaaattagttttgaaatggctgagatatccaaaacagagcaatccttaataaaagttgggacGTATGCTACGagtgctttgttttactttgtttttggatgtctcagccattccaaaaccgatttttatcgaataaattgaattcctcttagaatggcatatGTAGGCACGCCTACTGTGTTCATTTCAGTGGTTTCTTggtctccaccaatactataccaacTATAACTATACCTTTTAACATAATAGTCGATATGTATACTCACTTAAAATCTGATAGACTATATCCGTTACGTTTCACTGGAGTTACAAACGTTTTACATCTTCTGTAGCTGAAGATGAATTAAGTTTCATTCTTATATCATTAAAGCCACCTTAATGATCGAGTCAAATTTGACTATATTTTTTTCGTTCTGGTGCAATCCCTCCCAAACTTCATGtgcttatttttttatattaaagatgtgtgtgtgtgtttttttttttattgcactgTATTGTGTTTAGATGAGCAAGACAGGAAGAACTATatcgaaacaaaaacaatttcaaGCTAAGATTGACTTATTTCTCCCTCAGCTCTTCTTTGGAACGGGCGTCTTCCCTCGAGTGTTCGGCGTGGGAACAGTTCAAGTCGACAGAACCGCCATCGTCATGGAGTCCCTGGGTGACGACGAAACTTACAACGTGATCACCTTAAAGGCGTGGACATCATCCGAACACGCCGATCAGATCACGTTGGGCCAGGTTGCATCCGTGTTCCTCGACATCATCGAAGGCGTGAAAGCGATGCACGCTATGGACATCCTCCACAACGATATCAAGGACGATAACGTCATCGTGAAGAGGACAGGCCTGGACACCTTCCAGGGATTCTTGATCGATCTGGGCAGCGCATCGACCACCTACCTACCAGCGTCATACGCATTCCAGCAGGACCAGCTGGAGACTTATCGAGAGGACCCGCTCGCCATCCACTACGCTCCAGAGCTGATCTTGGACGGAGCGTTGACGAGTGTCGCCACTGATGTCTACCAGATCGGTCGTGTGATCTTTATGACGGGAGAAGAGCTGGAAATCGAGGCTCTAATGGACATTGGGGGAAAATGTCTATGTCGAAAGCCACGAGCACGACTCAAACTTGACGAGGTCTTTGATCTGATGGCCCAAATAGCATGATTCAGGGCCCGGGATTATAGGACATTGGCAGCACTAGTTTCTATAAGGGTA
The Diadema setosum chromosome 21, eeDiaSeto1, whole genome shotgun sequence DNA segment above includes these coding regions:
- the LOC140244341 gene encoding uncharacterized protein, with product MGEVKKYERRLRQKILGEKAVVEEMISSHFSRQKRQRRRRDVCRDKTLLNLRKRLSEERKKNRQLREDLRVEKERSSVLEREKNGEQTKVEKLSGMVRRMRSTLLEMETHSEGLQVELDEAKTHLAQTESELELLANDLTLYRSELTDKEEHITSLEDSLAQATDLRNKLETEFNRILEESADDDFKHLTGSQLAMLRKTTPCIDIDVDEKYEPVVDDQNFLVTLGSGNFGTVMAYREREEFGDKSVAVKVLNDGDNDDDEGDFKEQVRQEVLLEARLLKLFFGTGVFPRVFGVGTVQVDRTAIVMESLGDDETYNVITLKAWTSSEHADQITLGQVASVFLDIIEGVKAMHAMDILHNDIKDDNVIVKRTGLDTFQGFLIDLGSASTTYLPASYAFQQDQLETYREDPLAIHYAPELILDGALTSVATDVYQIGRVIFMTGEELEIEALMDIGGKCLCRKPRARLKLDEVFDLMAQIA